In Quercus robur chromosome 11, dhQueRobu3.1, whole genome shotgun sequence, the following proteins share a genomic window:
- the LOC126706926 gene encoding glucan endo-1,3-beta-glucosidase 6-like → MGWFLFSVGLVSLCSMVCTVSGIGANWGTQCSHPLPPDSVVKLLKDNGFRRVKLFDADYDALRALGKSGVEVMVGIPNDMLPSMASSVKAAEKWVAKNVSTHITTNYVNIRFVAVGNQHFLETYNVSLLKTTFLALQNVQIALIKAGLSGTVMVTVPLNDDMYESSTGLPSGGDFRADIRDQMLAIVKFLIFNNGVITVNINPFISLYTDPNFPIEFVFFDKKATPINDSGKTYYNMFDANYDTLVWALNRNGFGNLPITVGEIGWPTGGDQNANIEYAKRFNQGFLTHILGGNGTPMRPGMIDAYLYSLIDEDAKSIDPGSFERHWGIFNCDGSAKYQLNVNFVDHKRCVMKPSAKLADPHAAPSVGYDCGLADSASHG, encoded by the exons ATGggttggtttttattttctgttgggTTGGTTTCATTGTGTTCAATGGTGTGCACAGTGAGTGGCATTGGTGCCAACTGGGGTACACAGTGCAGTCACCCTCTGCCTCCAGATAGTGTAGTGAAGTTGCTGAAGGATAATGGGTTTCGAAGGGTTAAGCTTTTTGATGCAGATTATGATGCATTGAGAGCTCTAGGTAAATCTGGGGTTGAGGTCATGGTTGGGATTCCTAATGATATGCTTCCATCCATGGCCAGTAGTGTGAAAGCTGCTGAGAAATGGGTTGCCAAAAATGTCTCCACACATATCACCACCAATTATGTCAACATCAG GTTTGTTGCAGTTGGAAATCAACACTTCTTGGAAACCTACAATGTAAGCCTTCTCAAAACAACCTTCCTTGCTCTGCAGAATGTCCAAATTGCCCTGATAAAAGCTGGTCTTAGCGGCACAGTAATGGTTACAGTCCCCCTTAATGATGATATGTATGAGAGCTCAACTGGCCTGCCTTCTGGTGGTGACTTCCGAGCCGACATACGAGACCAAATGCTTGCCATTGTCAAGTTCTTGATTTTCAATAATGGGGTCATTACCGTGAACATCAATCCATTTATAAGTCTCTACACCGATCCAAACTTCCCTATTGAGTTTGTCTTCTTTGATAAAAAGGCAACACCTATAAATGATAGTGGGAAGACCTATTACAATATGTTCGATGCAAACTATGACACACTTGTGTGGGCACTAAACAGGAATGGTTTTGGAAATTTGCCAATCACAGTTGGAGAAATTGGTTGGCCAACTGGTGGGGATCAAAATGCTAATATAGAGTATGCTAAGCGGTTCAACCAAGGTTTTTTGACCCATATATTGGGCGGCAATGGGACCCCGATGAGACCTGGGATGATTGATGCGTACTTGTATAGTTTGATTGATGAGGATGCTAAGAGCATTGATCCAGGAAGTTTTGAACGCCACTGGGGGATTTTTAATTGTGATGGGTCAGCAAAATACCAGCTTAATGTGAACTTTGTGGACCACAAGAGGTGTGTGATGAAGCCATCAGCTAAACTTGCTGACCCACATGCGGCACCAAGTGTGGGCTATGACTGTGGACTTGCTGATAGCGCTAGCCATGGTTAA
- the LOC126705758 gene encoding glucan endo-1,3-beta-glucosidase 6-like — protein sequence MGWLSFSVGLVSLCSMVFTVSGIGANWGTQCSHLLPPDTVVRLLRDNGFQRIKLFDADYDALRALGKSGIEVMVGIPNDMLLTMASSVKAAEKWVAKNVSTHLTTNNVNIKYVAVGNEPFLETYNGSFLKTTFPALQNVQSALIKAGLGTTVKVTVPLNADVYASSTGYPSGGDFRADIHDLMLAIVKFLSDNGAPFTVNIYPFISLYTDENFPVEYAFFDEKATPVTDGGTSYYNMFDANYDTLVWALQKNGFGNLPIIVGEIGWPTDGDRNANIQYAQRFNQGFMTHILGGKGTPMRPGAVDVYLFSLIDEDAKSVQPGNFERHWGIFNYDGSAKYQLNLGATNSGALVAARGVKYLGQKWCVMKPSAKLDDPQVSLSVSYACGLADCTTLGYGTSCGNLDARGNVSYAFNSYYQRNNQLDQACKFPNVSMITKTDPSVGSCKFPVMIEPYYGGTERTVGSLQKPVILASGLILFLLRIL from the exons ATGGGGTGGCTTTCATTTTCTGTTGGGTTGGTTTCATTGTGCTCAATGGTTTTCACAGTGAGTGGCATTGGTGCTAACTGGGGCACACAGTGTAGTCATCTTCTGCCTCCAGATACTGTAGTGAGGCTGCTGAGGGATAATGGGTTTCAAAGGATTAAGCTTTTTGATGCAGATTATGATGCATTGAGAGCTCTAGGTAAATCTGGGATTGAGGTCATGGTTGGGATTCCTAATGATATGCTTCTAACTATGGCCAGTAGTGTGAAAGCTGCTGAGAAATGGGTTGCCAAAAATGTCTCCACACATCTCACCACCAATAACGTTAACATCAA GTATGTTGCAGTTGGAAATGAACCCTTCTTGGAAACATACAATGGAAGCTTTCTCAAAACAACCTTCCCTGCTCTGCAGAACGTCCAATCTGCCCTCATAAAAGCTGGTCTTGGCACCACAGTAAAGGTGACAGTCCCCCTTAATGCTGATGTGTATGCGAGCTCAACTGGCTATCCTTCCGGTGGTGACTTCCGAGCTGACATACATGACCTAATGCTTGCCATTGTCAAGTTCTTGAGTGACAATGGTGCCCCCTTTACTGTGAACATCTACCCATTTATAAGTCTCTACACTGATGAAAACTTCCCTGTTGAGTATGCCTTTTTTGATGAAAAGGCAACACCTGTAACTGATGGTGGGACATCATATTACAATATGTTTGATGCAAACTACGACACTCTTGTGTGGGCACTACAAAAGAATGGTTTTGGAAATTTGCCAATCATAGTTGGAGAGATTGGCTGGCCAACTGATGGGGATCGGAATGCTAATATACAGTATGCACAGCGGTTCAACCAAGGTTTTATGACCCATATATTGGGTGGGAAAGGAACCCCTATGAGACCTGGGGCAGTTGATGTGTATTTATTTAGTTTGATTGATGAGGATGCTAAGAGTGTTCAACCAGGAAATTTTGAACGCCACTGGGGGATCTTTAATTATGATGGGTCAGCAAAATACCAGCTTAATCTTGGTGCAACAAATTCAGGAGCCCTGGTTGCAGCACGGGGTGTGAAGTATCTGGGCCAAAAGTGGTGTGTGATGAAGCCATCAGCTAAACTTGATGACCCACAAGTGTCACTAAGTGTGAGCTATGCCTGTGGACTTGCTGATTGCACTACCCTTGGTTATGGGACATCTTGTGGAAATTTGGATGCTCGGGGTAATGTCTCTTATGCATTTAACAGTTACTATCAGAGAAATAATCAGCTTGATCAAGCCTGCAAGTTTCCCAATGTTTCAATGATCACCAAAACTGATCCATCAGTTGGAAGTTGCAAATTTCCGGTAATGATTGAGCCATATTATGGTGGCACAGAAAGGACTGTTGGGAGTCTGCAAAAGCCAGTGATTTTGGCTTCTGGCCTCATTCTCTTTTTGCTAAGAATTCTGTGA